A single genomic interval of Zobellia nedashkovskayae harbors:
- a CDS encoding cryptochrome/photolyase family protein: MKSINLIFPHQLFKESPLFEVDAPIYIIEEYLFFKQYPFHKQKIAFHRATMQRYASFLREDRHLEVSYVEAIDVTSDIRELIPALKLKGIEHINYIDPTDNWLQKRIEKGCLENDISTTVFSSPLFLNTKEDLATFFRTDKKKYHQTTFYTEQRKKRSILIDADGEPTGGKWTFDAENRKKYPAKKTPPSIQFPDVDIYYEEAITYVEKHFSDHLGILTKQSLYPTSFETTQMWLHQFFEQRFMEFGIYEDAVVAENSILNHSVLTPMLNVGLITPKEIIEACLLYAEENKVPINSTEGFVRQIIGWREFMRGIYESRGSEERTTNFWKFKRKIPSSFYDGTTGIPPIDQTIKKVLQTGYCNHIERLMILGNFMMLCEFDPDEVYTWFMELFIDAYDWVMVSNIYGMSQFADGGLMATKPYISGSNYLFKMSNYKKGEWQDTWDGLFWRFMHVHRDFFLSNPRLGMLVRMFDKMPAEKQQRHLENGQAYLSTL, encoded by the coding sequence ATGAAAAGTATCAACTTAATATTTCCACATCAATTATTTAAAGAGTCACCACTTTTTGAAGTGGATGCTCCAATATATATTATTGAAGAATATTTATTCTTTAAGCAGTACCCTTTTCACAAGCAAAAAATAGCTTTTCATAGAGCTACAATGCAGCGGTATGCCAGTTTTTTAAGGGAAGACAGACATCTTGAAGTATCTTATGTTGAAGCGATTGATGTTACTTCTGATATTAGAGAGCTTATCCCAGCGTTAAAGCTTAAGGGAATTGAACATATTAACTATATAGACCCAACAGATAATTGGCTGCAAAAGCGAATAGAAAAAGGCTGTTTAGAAAATGATATTTCAACAACGGTATTCAGCTCACCTTTATTTTTAAATACAAAAGAAGATTTAGCGACTTTTTTTAGAACGGATAAAAAGAAATACCATCAAACGACCTTTTACACCGAGCAGCGTAAAAAGCGAAGTATTTTAATAGATGCTGATGGTGAGCCAACAGGAGGAAAATGGACTTTTGATGCGGAAAATAGAAAGAAATATCCTGCTAAGAAAACGCCTCCTTCCATTCAATTTCCAGATGTAGATATCTATTATGAGGAAGCTATAACCTATGTAGAAAAGCATTTTTCTGATCATTTAGGAATTCTAACAAAACAGTCCCTATATCCTACAAGTTTTGAAACAACTCAAATGTGGTTGCATCAATTTTTTGAGCAGCGCTTTATGGAGTTCGGAATTTATGAAGATGCAGTGGTCGCTGAAAACTCCATTTTAAATCACAGCGTTTTAACGCCCATGCTTAATGTAGGTTTAATAACACCTAAAGAAATTATCGAAGCTTGTTTATTGTATGCGGAAGAAAACAAGGTGCCCATTAATTCTACCGAAGGTTTCGTCCGGCAAATCATAGGTTGGAGAGAATTTATGAGAGGCATTTATGAATCTAGAGGTAGTGAAGAGCGCACAACAAATTTTTGGAAATTTAAAAGAAAAATACCGTCTTCTTTTTATGATGGAACAACAGGTATTCCTCCAATTGATCAAACCATTAAAAAAGTATTACAAACAGGATATTGTAACCACATAGAACGTCTAATGATTTTGGGTAATTTTATGATGCTGTGCGAGTTTGATCCAGATGAAGTCTATACCTGGTTTATGGAACTTTTTATAGATGCTTATGACTGGGTTATGGTCTCTAATATCTATGGAATGAGTCAATTTGCAGATGGTGGACTTATGGCTACCAAACCCTATATTAGTGGAAGTAATTATTTGTTTAAAATGAGTAACTATAAAAAAGGGGAGTGGCAAGACACTTGGGACGGGCTCTTCTGGCGTTTTATGCATGTACATCGCGATTTCTTTTTATCAAACCCGCGTTTAGGAATGCTTGTGCGAATGTTTGATAAGATGCCTGCTGAGAAACAACAGCGGCATTTAGAAAATGGGCAAGCTTATTTATCGACTTTGTAA
- a CDS encoding flavin reductase family protein: MMYTKEDIAKLDRISKLKIVNSVTGIKPANLIGTINDKGRTNLAIFSSVVHLGSDPALLGFVARPRTAEVGHTYRNIFESGIYTINHVHPEFIKNAHYTSVKFDIGISEFEQCKLTEEYIANFKAPFVEESSFKIGMRFIEAIDIKHNGTALIIGEIEHLILPDDAMIDGGIDLEITKAVGISGLNSYYTLKKIENHPYARLNEIPEFE, from the coding sequence ATGATGTATACTAAAGAAGATATAGCAAAACTAGACCGTATTAGTAAGCTTAAAATAGTTAATTCGGTTACGGGAATTAAGCCGGCGAATCTTATAGGTACTATAAATGATAAAGGCCGGACTAATCTGGCTATTTTTAGTTCTGTGGTTCATTTAGGCAGCGATCCAGCGCTTTTAGGCTTTGTCGCTAGACCAAGAACGGCCGAAGTGGGACATACGTATCGTAATATTTTTGAAAGCGGGATTTATACCATTAATCATGTTCACCCAGAATTTATAAAAAATGCGCATTATACCTCGGTAAAATTTGATATTGGTATTTCTGAATTTGAACAATGTAAACTTACTGAAGAATATATAGCTAATTTTAAAGCTCCCTTTGTTGAAGAAAGCAGTTTTAAAATAGGAATGCGTTTTATAGAAGCTATTGATATTAAGCACAACGGTACGGCTCTGATTATTGGCGAGATTGAACATTTGATATTGCCGGACGATGCTATGATAGACGGTGGTATTGATTTAGAAATAACCAAAGCCGTGGGTATTTCAGGTTTAAATAGCTACTATACCTTAAAAAAGATAGAAAACCATCCTTATGCTAGGTTAAATGAAATACCTGAATTTGAGTAA
- a CDS encoding FAD-binding domain-containing protein, with protein MELFEDQDSIFPTSYPEILQRVRNIDPVKYGKTRNFVNGSVTYLSPYISRGIISTKFILSEILKRGYQPAQIEKFIQELAWRDYWQQVWIDKGDAINSDLKNQQTPVSNHSISKAIVEADTGINAIDNSIKKFYDEGYLHNHLRMYIASIACNVAQSHWKVPAQWMYYHLLDADWASNALSWQWVAGANANKKYVANQENINKYSLTQQRNTFLDVPYEVFSGLEIPEVLKETSGMALQTSLPKKQTITINKNLSTCIYNFYNLDPLWKKDTAANRILLLEPSHFESYPISQKTLDFIFTISTENIEEIQVYVGEFHELISDYDTTDVYYKEHPLNKHYEGFEEPREWMFDVKGYYPSFFAFWKKCKKQLTY; from the coding sequence ATGGAATTATTTGAAGATCAAGATTCTATTTTCCCAACATCATATCCTGAAATTCTTCAGCGTGTTCGTAATATTGATCCTGTTAAGTATGGTAAAACTAGAAATTTTGTAAATGGTTCAGTCACCTATTTATCTCCCTATATTTCTAGAGGAATTATTTCAACAAAATTTATTCTTTCTGAAATTTTAAAGCGTGGTTATCAACCTGCACAAATTGAAAAATTCATTCAAGAATTGGCTTGGCGAGATTACTGGCAACAAGTATGGATTGATAAAGGAGATGCTATTAATTCGGATTTAAAAAATCAGCAAACACCAGTTTCCAATCATTCAATTTCAAAAGCTATTGTAGAAGCAGATACGGGTATTAATGCTATTGATAATTCTATTAAGAAATTTTACGATGAGGGGTATTTGCACAATCACCTAAGAATGTATATTGCATCTATAGCGTGTAATGTAGCCCAAAGTCATTGGAAGGTTCCTGCACAATGGATGTATTATCATTTACTAGATGCAGATTGGGCTAGTAATGCGTTAAGTTGGCAATGGGTTGCTGGAGCAAACGCAAATAAGAAATATGTTGCCAATCAGGAAAACATCAATAAATACAGCTTAACACAACAAAGAAATACGTTTTTAGATGTGCCTTATGAAGTTTTTAGCGGATTAGAAATTCCTGAAGTGTTAAAAGAAACTTCAGGAATGGCTTTACAAACGTCCTTACCAAAGAAGCAAACAATTACTATTAATAAAAACCTTTCCACTTGTATCTATAACTTCTATAACCTAGACCCATTATGGAAAAAAGATACTGCTGCAAATAGAATATTGCTATTAGAACCTTCACATTTTGAAAGCTATCCTATATCCCAAAAAACACTTGATTTTATATTTACTATTTCTACCGAAAATATAGAGGAAATACAGGTTTATGTAGGTGAGTTTCATGAGCTTATTTCTGATTATGACACTACTGACGTCTATTACAAAGAACATCCTTTAAATAAACATTATGAAGGTTTTGAAGAACCAAGAGAATGGATGTTTGATGTAAAAGGATATTATCCGTCTTTCTTTGCTTTCTGGAAAAAATGTAAAAAGCAGCTTACCTATTAA
- a CDS encoding TIGR03643 family protein, whose product MTTETKQFTERELDRIIEMAWEDRTPFEAILFQFGLPEKEVIKVMRGNLKESSFKRWRKRVNSGVSQKHLKKRSSDITRFKSSRQRAISGNKISKR is encoded by the coding sequence ATGACAACAGAAACAAAACAATTTACAGAAAGAGAATTAGACCGTATAATAGAAATGGCTTGGGAGGACAGAACACCTTTTGAAGCTATTCTGTTTCAGTTTGGTTTACCGGAGAAGGAAGTTATTAAAGTTATGCGCGGCAACCTTAAAGAATCTAGTTTTAAGCGATGGCGTAAACGCGTTAATAGCGGCGTTAGCCAGAAGCATTTAAAGAAACGCAGTTCTGACATAACACGATTTAAATCTTCTCGACAAAGAGCTATTTCGGGGAATAAAATAAGCAAACGATAA
- a CDS encoding DUF2452 domain-containing protein: MVEDKKPDNVVFDLETKKYDAALKPYATSVGAPVITITDTIAWKNRSISKVNHKIEARYVELKAEYDKMMQEFEFNKLIYNAKFNFEPIIGKIYHLYKRENGESFLSIIAPEECRFNALGSFYLNADQIWEKI, from the coding sequence ATGGTAGAAGATAAAAAACCTGATAATGTAGTTTTCGATCTGGAAACAAAAAAATACGATGCGGCTCTCAAGCCTTATGCAACGTCTGTTGGGGCTCCGGTAATTACGATTACAGATACAATTGCCTGGAAGAACAGAAGTATAAGTAAAGTAAATCATAAGATTGAAGCCAGATATGTTGAGTTAAAAGCCGAGTATGATAAAATGATGCAAGAGTTTGAATTCAACAAACTCATTTATAATGCAAAATTCAATTTTGAACCTATTATTGGTAAAATATATCATTTATACAAGAGGGAAAATGGAGAATCTTTTCTTTCCATAATAGCACCAGAAGAATGTAGATTTAATGCATTAGGAAGCTTTTATTTGAATGCAGACCAAATCTGGGAAAAAATCTAG
- a CDS encoding Lacal_2735 family protein: MFGLFKKKSEKVKLQDQYENLLKEAHSLSTTNRKMSDQKIYEAEEIMKQLEKLS, from the coding sequence ATGTTCGGATTATTTAAAAAGAAATCAGAGAAAGTTAAACTTCAGGATCAATATGAAAATCTTTTAAAAGAAGCTCATAGCTTGTCGACCACCAACAGGAAAATGAGTGATCAGAAAATCTATGAAGCGGAAGAAATAATGAAGCAACTAGAAAAGTTGAGCTAA
- a CDS encoding PQQ-dependent sugar dehydrogenase: protein MKLNYRKKTGAVCLVITVFLTFSFIPYLYGPGLENAEPLGAFLNGTFPSSTPTGTEDVNANYSVENAFPNLTFVDPVDMEELPGGKEFLILGLQGHIWKIANNAGTISKQLLLDISDNVVTNTDGGMLSLVLHPEYGRRGSPNAEYIYAFYRYTPVQGTDRIGATVNGYMRLSRFNLPIGANAINPSSEEVLINIYDRSDYHNGGDMFFGPEDGFLYLGVGDEGDANDSYKVTQQIDKFLFGGILRIDVDKRGGKISHPIRRQPLNAGIPPNGWPDSFTQGYYIPNDNPWVDTSGSNLEEFYAIGTRSPHRISIDPPTGDIWVGDVGQGAKEEISLVRKGDNLQWPYREGDKDGPAVMPDSLIGNDRPPIHAYDRTTGRAIIGGMVYRGNRYPELIGKYVFGDHETQTVWTLSKIGENMGNVDYLLSVPVDGEGNKDGISSFFIDSDGHMYILDLFGTAQDGGVIQKVVRTVAVPDPPSKLSDLNVFTNMQTLATVDGIVPYDVNSPLWSDGAEKRRWIALPNDGAHNTSEEQIVFQNEENWSFPAGTVVIKQFDLPVDENELSKVIKLETRFLVFTNDNDAYAVTYKWNDEQTDAFLVGYDASVSQNYQVKKSDGSVEEQTWDFPTRDQCMQCHNSVAGYSLGLKTRQLNRDFTYPSTGITGNQLQTWSHLNMFTEDIASHTKLPASAHINSENTSDEMKIRSYMDANCAYCHRPNGVEGAFDGRAMTALYDQSMINADVESHASIQGSKIVKPKDILNSVLYVRDASTSDNRMPPIGRNMLDEDYLQTLIGWIDGLDVDGPMTVEDGWYTFKMGDRKKYLTIENASLLTDARAVNSISDSGDNAKWYVEQMGGNKYRIKAMHSDMVLSLRDLKSERGSNVIQEVWDGSQHQLWYFEDIEGENLRIVSAYNGLALYISKGINKNGRAATMWSPSNSENQQWKLEPVSVGVGLTDIGETGTVNTNHNWVSVSLNKTYKNPVVIAGGPTYEGTNQATVRVKDVTRSSFKVRIDEWECWDESHLTETIPYIVVEAGVHELANGKLLQAGNVEGRDHQWYTQQFNRSFGEKPLVFGQCVTENEVEAVTVFFDERYSNTSQLRMKLKEQDSSVGGHSPEIISWLAVEPGIFSDENFAFELANTGREVDHNWHTIDFEQNYDDNAIFIGGLGSEYGGNAATMRYKELTGSNVSVFLEEEKCGDIETEHTTEDIHYMIFSSAGALMGKTFEESPNTEALKLSELPSNFYFDGVSVDKKSHVVNIEWTATNDIEIETFIIEKSVNGDDFSMVTDQPGSRVAGKNGYSDSDYHPIIGNSIYRIVAVTGDGERVYSNQVEINFKNSGNNILLFPNPIDRSQTLTADILLGDSEEEENVTLSIYSLDGSLVRSWSKIMGSKQSFEQLSTDDLGSGVYILQVKGANWTQSRKFMVR, encoded by the coding sequence ATGAAATTAAATTATCGAAAAAAGACGGGCGCGGTATGCCTTGTTATTACCGTCTTTTTGACCTTTTCCTTTATACCATATCTTTATGGCCCCGGACTTGAAAATGCCGAGCCATTGGGTGCCTTTCTTAATGGGACTTTTCCTTCTTCAACTCCTACAGGAACAGAAGATGTGAATGCCAATTATAGTGTAGAAAATGCTTTTCCAAATTTAACTTTTGTAGACCCGGTAGATATGGAGGAGCTTCCTGGGGGTAAAGAATTTTTGATTCTAGGCTTGCAGGGTCATATTTGGAAAATTGCTAACAATGCTGGAACCATTTCTAAACAGTTACTTCTTGATATCTCTGATAATGTTGTAACCAATACAGATGGTGGAATGTTGAGCTTGGTGCTGCATCCAGAATATGGCCGCAGAGGCTCTCCCAATGCTGAGTATATATATGCCTTTTACCGGTACACTCCTGTTCAGGGTACTGACAGAATTGGAGCAACGGTTAATGGGTATATGCGTCTTTCCCGATTTAACCTTCCGATAGGTGCAAATGCAATTAACCCCTCTAGTGAAGAGGTTCTTATCAACATATATGATCGGAGCGACTATCACAATGGGGGAGATATGTTTTTCGGTCCTGAAGATGGGTTTTTATATCTTGGAGTTGGTGATGAAGGGGACGCTAATGACAGTTATAAAGTAACACAACAAATTGACAAATTCCTGTTTGGTGGAATTTTACGTATTGATGTTGATAAAAGGGGCGGTAAAATTAGTCATCCTATACGGAGACAACCTCTTAATGCGGGCATCCCACCCAACGGATGGCCAGATTCCTTTACCCAAGGCTACTATATTCCTAATGACAATCCTTGGGTAGATACTAGTGGCTCTAACCTAGAAGAATTTTATGCAATCGGTACTCGAAGTCCTCACAGAATTAGCATTGACCCACCAACTGGTGATATATGGGTTGGTGATGTTGGACAAGGTGCTAAAGAAGAAATTAGCTTAGTTAGAAAAGGTGACAACTTACAATGGCCCTATCGTGAGGGCGATAAAGACGGACCTGCTGTTATGCCAGATTCGCTTATTGGTAATGATAGGCCACCTATTCATGCCTATGATAGAACTACCGGAAGAGCAATTATTGGAGGAATGGTGTACCGAGGGAATCGATATCCTGAATTGATTGGGAAATATGTATTTGGTGATCATGAGACCCAAACCGTTTGGACCCTTTCCAAAATAGGTGAAAATATGGGTAACGTAGATTACCTTTTGAGCGTTCCCGTAGACGGCGAAGGTAACAAGGATGGTATTTCCTCATTTTTTATAGATTCAGATGGTCATATGTACATTCTTGATTTGTTCGGTACGGCACAAGATGGTGGTGTCATTCAAAAAGTGGTGCGTACGGTGGCTGTGCCCGACCCTCCTTCAAAACTTTCAGACTTGAACGTGTTTACCAATATGCAGACTTTGGCAACTGTTGATGGAATTGTTCCTTATGACGTTAACTCACCTTTATGGTCAGATGGGGCGGAAAAACGAAGATGGATCGCCTTGCCTAATGATGGAGCACATAATACTTCAGAAGAGCAGATTGTTTTTCAGAATGAAGAGAATTGGTCATTTCCTGCAGGTACGGTGGTTATAAAGCAGTTTGATCTTCCCGTGGATGAAAATGAACTTTCTAAAGTTATAAAATTGGAAACTCGTTTTTTAGTTTTTACCAATGATAACGATGCCTACGCGGTTACCTATAAATGGAACGATGAGCAAACGGATGCCTTTCTTGTGGGGTATGATGCGTCTGTTTCACAGAATTATCAGGTTAAGAAAAGTGACGGATCGGTAGAGGAGCAAACTTGGGATTTTCCTACTCGAGATCAGTGTATGCAATGTCATAATAGCGTCGCAGGATATTCACTGGGTTTAAAAACACGGCAACTCAACAGAGATTTTACCTATCCCTCCACAGGAATTACAGGTAATCAATTACAAACTTGGAGTCATTTAAATATGTTTACCGAAGATATAGCTTCTCATACAAAGCTGCCGGCATCAGCTCATATTAACTCTGAAAACACAAGTGATGAAATGAAGATCCGGTCGTATATGGATGCAAACTGTGCTTACTGTCATCGTCCAAATGGTGTGGAGGGTGCGTTTGATGGCCGAGCTATGACGGCGCTTTATGATCAATCTATGATTAATGCGGATGTGGAGAGTCACGCCTCTATTCAAGGAAGTAAAATTGTAAAACCAAAAGATATTTTAAACTCTGTTTTGTATGTACGAGACGCCAGCACCTCGGATAATCGCATGCCCCCTATAGGGCGAAATATGTTGGATGAAGACTATCTACAGACATTGATTGGATGGATAGATGGACTAGATGTTGATGGCCCTATGACTGTAGAAGATGGATGGTATACTTTTAAAATGGGAGACAGAAAAAAATACCTAACCATCGAGAATGCTTCGCTTTTAACTGATGCAAGAGCAGTAAATAGTATTTCGGATTCTGGTGATAATGCTAAATGGTATGTAGAACAAATGGGAGGAAATAAATATCGTATTAAAGCAATGCATTCCGATATGGTACTGTCTCTTCGTGATTTAAAGTCTGAACGTGGGTCGAATGTGATTCAAGAGGTTTGGGATGGTAGTCAGCATCAATTGTGGTATTTTGAAGATATTGAAGGTGAAAACTTACGAATAGTTAGTGCTTATAATGGTCTCGCACTTTATATTTCAAAAGGAATTAATAAAAACGGAAGGGCAGCAACAATGTGGTCACCAAGTAATTCGGAAAACCAACAATGGAAATTGGAGCCCGTAAGCGTTGGAGTAGGCTTAACCGATATTGGCGAAACTGGAACTGTAAACACCAATCACAACTGGGTTAGCGTTAGTTTAAATAAAACGTACAAGAATCCAGTGGTTATAGCGGGCGGTCCTACTTACGAAGGAACCAACCAAGCAACAGTGCGGGTAAAAGATGTTACGAGGTCTAGTTTTAAAGTACGAATTGATGAATGGGAGTGTTGGGATGAAAGCCATTTAACAGAAACGATACCTTATATTGTTGTAGAAGCAGGAGTACATGAACTTGCCAATGGTAAATTATTACAAGCTGGAAACGTAGAAGGCAGAGATCACCAGTGGTATACACAGCAATTTAATCGCTCTTTTGGGGAGAAACCATTGGTTTTCGGTCAATGTGTAACTGAAAACGAGGTAGAGGCTGTAACTGTATTTTTTGATGAGCGATATTCAAATACATCCCAACTTCGTATGAAATTAAAAGAACAGGATAGTTCGGTTGGAGGGCATTCACCGGAAATAATAAGCTGGCTAGCAGTAGAACCCGGTATATTTTCCGATGAAAATTTTGCTTTTGAACTGGCAAATACCGGGCGAGAGGTTGACCACAATTGGCATACTATTGACTTTGAACAAAATTATGATGATAACGCTATATTCATAGGAGGGCTTGGGTCTGAATACGGGGGTAATGCCGCTACGATGCGATATAAAGAACTAACGGGGAGTAACGTCTCCGTATTTCTGGAAGAGGAGAAGTGTGGTGATATAGAAACGGAGCATACTACTGAAGATATACATTATATGATATTCAGTTCGGCAGGCGCACTTATGGGTAAAACCTTTGAAGAAAGTCCAAATACCGAAGCTTTGAAGTTGAGTGAGCTACCAAGTAATTTTTATTTTGATGGCGTTTCGGTGGATAAAAAATCACATGTTGTAAACATTGAATGGACCGCTACGAATGACATAGAAATAGAAACCTTCATTATAGAAAAATCAGTGAACGGTGATGATTTCAGCATGGTTACTGATCAGCCGGGTTCAAGAGTGGCTGGGAAGAATGGCTATAGTGATTCAGATTATCACCCGATAATCGGAAACTCGATTTATCGAATTGTAGCCGTTACGGGTGATGGCGAAAGGGTGTATTCAAACCAAGTTGAAATAAATTTCAAAAATTCTGGAAATAATATTTTGCTCTTCCCAAATCCAATAGATAGGTCTCAAACATTGACAGCCGATATTTTGCTAGGTGACAGCGAAGAAGAAGAAAATGTTACATTAAGCATATACAGCTTAGACGGTAGTTTGGTCCGATCATGGTCTAAAATTATGGGTAGTAAACAATCTTTTGAGCAGTTAAGTACTGACGATTTGGGAAGTGGTGTTTATATTTTACAAGTAAAAGGGGCAAATTGGACTCAGTCGCGTAAGTTTATGGTTAGATAA
- a CDS encoding glycosyltransferase family 2 protein, whose translation MQQPLVSILIPFKNTEAFLNQCLDSIIEQKYINWQVLAVNDESSDGSLNLVKSYAKNDARIHLFDNEGNGIIEALRTAYKQSKGQFITRMDSDDIMTAEKLEIMVESLLENGKGHLAVGQVRYFSHRGISNGYERYEKWLNHLTESGDNYSEIYKECVIPSPCWMVFREDLDRCGAFAPDLYPEDYDLAFRFYQNGLKCIPCSKLLHLWRDYDTRTSRTSEHYAQNYFLDIKLRYFLKLNYNPTRPLTVWGAGTKGKEIAKILQEQNIGFYWVCDNPKKIGKHIYNKEMFHFSKLKELPNAQSIISVANESAQVNIKKFFSAINKKPMEDYFFFC comes from the coding sequence ATGCAACAACCTCTTGTTAGTATTCTTATTCCTTTTAAAAATACAGAAGCCTTTCTTAATCAATGTCTTGATTCTATTATAGAACAAAAATATATAAACTGGCAAGTTCTTGCAGTTAATGACGAAAGTTCTGACGGCAGTCTTAATTTGGTGAAATCATATGCCAAAAATGACGCACGTATTCACTTATTTGATAATGAAGGAAATGGTATTATAGAAGCCTTACGAACCGCATATAAACAAAGTAAAGGGCAATTCATTACTCGAATGGATTCTGACGATATTATGACAGCAGAAAAACTGGAAATTATGGTGGAATCGCTTTTGGAGAATGGAAAAGGTCACTTGGCGGTTGGACAAGTACGTTATTTTTCTCATCGAGGCATTAGTAATGGTTATGAGCGCTATGAAAAATGGCTAAATCATCTAACCGAATCTGGCGACAACTATTCTGAAATATATAAAGAGTGTGTTATTCCTTCCCCTTGCTGGATGGTCTTTCGCGAAGATTTAGACCGCTGTGGTGCTTTTGCTCCAGATTTATATCCAGAAGATTATGACCTTGCTTTTCGTTTTTATCAAAACGGACTTAAATGTATTCCCTGTAGTAAACTCCTGCATTTGTGGCGCGATTATGATACCAGAACCTCTAGAACTAGTGAGCATTATGCCCAAAACTATTTTCTAGACATTAAACTTCGCTATTTCTTAAAACTAAATTACAATCCCACTAGACCTTTAACTGTTTGGGGCGCGGGTACTAAAGGAAAAGAAATTGCAAAAATATTGCAAGAGCAGAATATAGGTTTTTATTGGGTCTGCGATAATCCAAAGAAAATTGGAAAGCATATTTACAACAAAGAAATGTTTCACTTCAGTAAACTAAAGGAACTACCTAATGCACAAAGTATTATTAGTGTGGCTAATGAAAGCGCACAAGTTAATATTAAAAAGTTTTTCTCAGCTATCAATAAAAAGCCAATGGAAGACTATTTCTTTTTCTGCTAA